A portion of the Calliphora vicina chromosome 5, idCalVici1.1, whole genome shotgun sequence genome contains these proteins:
- the LOC135959976 gene encoding clumping factor A-like translates to MNTTINSIIDSTTDSTKDSMIDSTKDSTIDSTIDMTIDTLIDSTKDTTIDWAIKSTKDSTMDSIIVAAIDSTTDSSMVLTTDSTMVSTMDSTKDSTKDTTIDTKIDSIMDSAIDSTMDTTMKTTINSTIDTTTDTTTDSTKDSIIESTKDSTMDSNIDSTIDMTIDTTEDSTKDTTIGCAIESTKDSTMDSIKGTTIDSTTNSIIDSTKDSTMDSTIDSTIDMTVASTKDSTKNTTIDSTIKPTIDSTKY, encoded by the coding sequence ATGAACACGACTATAAACTCGATAATAGACTCGACAACAGATTCGACTAAAGACTCTATGATAGACTCGACCAAAGACTCAACTATAGACTCGACAATAGACATGACAATAGACACGTTaatagactcgactaaagacacGACTATAGACTGGGCAATAAAATCGACTAAAGACTCAACTATGGACTCGATTATAGTCGCGGCCATAGACTCGACAACAGACTCGTCTATGGTCTTGACAACAGACTCGACTATGGTCTCGACTAtggactcgactaaagactcgactaaagacacGACTATAGACACGAAAATAGACTCGATTATGGACTCGGCTATAGATTCAACTATGGATACGACTATGAAGACAACTATAAACTCGACAATAGATACGACAACAGACACGACAacagactcgactaaagactcgataATAGAGTCGACCAAAGACTCGACTATggactcgaatatagactcgacAATAGACATGACAATAGACACGACTGAGGACTCGACTAAAGACACGACTATAGGCTGTGCAATAGAATCGACTAAAGACTCAACTATGGACTCGATTAAAGGCACGACCATAGACTCGACAACAAACTCGATAATAGACTCGACCAAAGACTCGACTAtggactcgactatagactcgacaaTAGACATGACAGTAGCTTCGACTAAGGACTCGACTAAAAAcacgactatagactcgactattaaaccgactatagactcgactaaatACTAG
- the LOC135959977 gene encoding trypsin-1-like — MMFVKYIYLNNKIKVLNKNAPLNNSHYLEKSQPRQNNFIEWLISIFQFNPITQGTITPPITIRPPLVTKQCMPCSCGTANVINRIVGGEETQEIRYPWMALLKNNNRFYCGGSLISDRYVATAAHCLRGFTPLFISVSLLVHDRKSNSSREISRKTKRVIIHESYDPYNIDNDIGLIQLAEPVEMSNVLRPVCMPLKDQTYLDEIGIASGWGATSEGGALAQKLMQVSVPIISNEDCNAKYGEDRITENMMCAGVPEGNKDSCQGDSGGPFQVHNKDLDIYHLAGIVSWGEGCARPDRPGVYTRVTRYLDWIDKHTNDSCRCDMPTTKLAEDINWERGLDKKC, encoded by the exons TGCACCATTAAATAATTCACACTATTTGGAAAAATCTCAACCGCGTCAGAATAATTTCATAGAATGGTTGATatcaatatttcaatttaatccCATTACACAGGGTACCATTACCCCGCCCATTACCATAAGACCACCCTTGGTGACCAAACAATGTATGCCTTGTTCTTGTGGCACGGCCAATGTTATTAATCGCATTGTGGGTGGGGAGGAAACTCAAGAGATACGTTATCCATGGATGGCCTTGCTTAAAAATAACAATCGTTTTTATTGTGGTGGCTCCTTAATATCAGATCGTTATGTGGCCACAGCTGCTCATTGTTTGAGAGGATTTACGCCATTGTTTATATCAGTCAGTTTATTGGTTCATGATCGCAAGTCCAATTCTTCCAGAGAAATTAGTAGAAAAACTAAACGAGTCATAATACACGAAAGTTATGATCCCTATAATATTGATAATGATATTGGGCTGATTCAACTGGCAGAGCCGGTGGAAATGTCAAATGTTTTAAGGCCGGTGTGTATGCCTCTGAAGGATCAAACATATTTGGATGAAATTGGCATAGCTAGTGGTTGGGGCGCCACTTCAGAGGGTGGAGCATTGGCTCAAAAATTAATG CAAGTCAGTGTGCCTATTATTTCAAATGAAGATTGCAATGCAAAATATGGTGAAGATCGTATAACAGAAAATATGATGTGTGCTGGTGTGCCGGAAGGCAATAAAGATTCCTGCCAAGGTGACAGTGGCGGTCCATTTCAGGTGCATAATAAAGATTTGGATATTTATCATTTGGCTGGTATTGTTTCGTGGGGTGAAGGTTGTGCCAGACCTGACAGACCGGGTGTGTATACGCGTGTAACACGTTATTTGGATTGGATTGATAAGCATACAAATGATTCGTGTCGTTGTGATATGCCCACCACAAAGTTGGCGGAAGACATTAATTGGGAGAGGGGATTAGATAAGaagtgttaa